The following are encoded in a window of Mustela nigripes isolate SB6536 chromosome 1, MUSNIG.SB6536, whole genome shotgun sequence genomic DNA:
- the ATG2A gene encoding autophagy-related protein 2 homolog A isoform X3, with product MAVAMVELCERAGMPLLAAPLLGSLLPGAPQPGSAQPRLVQGQRCLAGYPPGDLGPGAADSQSWASCMTTSLQLAQECLRDGLPEPSEPPQPLEGLEMFAQTIETVLRRIKVTFLDTVVRVEHSPGDGEHGVAVEVHVQRLEYCDEAVRDPSQAPPVDVHQPPAFLHKLLQLAGVRLHFEELPAQEDPPKPPLQIGSCSGYMELTVKLKQNEAFPGPKLEVAGQLGSLHLLLTPQQLQQLQELLSAVSLADPGGLVDKLNKSRPLGAEDLWLIEQDLNQQLQAGAVAEPLSPEPLSNPLVNLDSTDLFFSMAGLTSSVASALSELSLSDVDLGSSMHSDVASRRLSAHAHPTGKMAPTPLPDTLRPDSLVKMTLGGMTLTLLQTSAPSSGPPDLTTHFFSEFDATKDGPFGSRDFHHLRPRFQRACPCSHVRLTGTAVQLSWELRTGRGRRTTSTQVHFGQLEVLECLWPRDTSEPEYTEVLSFPSSHGSQASARPCAHLRHTQTLRRVSRSRPRRPATCHCHSELALDLADFQADVELGSLDRLAAVLRLATVPPPEPPAGLLTEPPPAAEQQTVVRLSAPRATLQLRFPIADLRPERDPWAGRAVRAEQLRLELSEPQFRSELNSGPGPPIPTRLELTCSDLHGTYEDGEKPPVPCLRVSKALDPKSPGRKYFLPQIAVTLHPQLSSAQWEAAPEKGEELERSAESPCELREPEPSPFSSKRTMYETEEMVIPGDPEEMRTFQSRALALSRCSLEVLLPSAHIFLPSKEVYESLYNRINNDLLMWEPADLLPAPAPATHPAGFPGPSGFWHDNFKMCKSAFKLDSDSDEEDAHFFSVGASGAPQPPAPESPSPRSQSTFSTLVTVLQGRITALCETKDEVGQRLETSHGELVLDVEQGTIFSVSQYRGQPGLGYFCLEAEKAKLYHRATVDDSRLPSRLDLPSFAPPAQLAPTIYPSEEGVTERGASGPRGQGRGPHMLSTAVRIHLDPHKNVKEFLVTLRLHRATLRHFMALPEQSWHSQLLEFLDVLDDPVLGYLPPTVITVLHTHLFSCAVDYRPLYLPVRVLVTAETFTLSSNIIMDTSTFLLRFILDDSALYLSDKCEVETPDLQRDYVCVLDVDLLELVIKTWKGSTEGKLSQPLFELRCSNNVVRVHSCADSCALLVNLLQYVMSEGDLHPPPRPPSPTEIAGQKVQLSESPASLPSCPPVETALINQRDLADALLDTERSLRELTQPSGGPLPQASPVSVYLFPGERSGAQPHLPPVVAPASSLGSRSEVKEDEKEDGDGDTLDSDEFCILDAPGLGIPPRDGEPVVTQLHPGPIIVQDGYFSRPLGSTDLLRAPAHFPVPSSRVVLREVSLVWHLYGGRDFGPHPGHRARGSFMGPRGSPSRCSGPNRPQNSWRTQGGSGRQHHVLMEIQLSKVSFQHEVYPAEPTSGPAAPSQEPEERPLSRQVFIVQELEVRDRLASSQINKFLYLHTSERMPRRAHSNMLTIKALHVAPATHPGGPECCLRVSLMPLRLNVDQDALFFLKDFFTSLAAGIHPVVSAETSAEARPETRVQPSSVQEGLPEDAEMTGSREAAGGGHSCSAEQQPIYFREFRFTSEVPIWLDYHGKHVTMDQVGTFAGLLIGLAQLNCSELKLKRLCCRHGLLGVDKVLGYALNEWLQDIRKNQLPGLLGGVGPMHSVVQLFQGFRDLLWLPIEQYRKDGRLMRGLQRGAASFGSSTASAALELSNRLVQAIQATAETVYDILSPAAPIPRSLQDKRSVRRLRKGHQPADLREGVAKAYDTVREGILDTAQTICDVASRGHEQKGLTGAVGGVIRQLPPTVVKPLILATEATSSLLGGMRNQILPDAHKDHALKWRSDEGQD from the exons ATGGCTGTGGCCATGGTCGAACTGTGTGAAAGAGCGGGTATGCCGCTACTTGCTGCACCACTACTTGGGTCACTTCTTCCAGGAGCACCTCAGCCTGGATCAGCTCAGCCTCGACTTGTACAAGGGCAGCGTTGCCTTGCGGGATATCCACCTGGAGATCTGG GGCCAGGGGCTGCCGACTCGCAAAGCTGGGCCTCATGCATGACCACGAGCCTGCAGCTGGCTCAGGAGTGCCTCCGGGATGGGCTCCCCGAGCCCTCTGAGCCACCACAGCCCCTGGAGGGCCTGGAAATGTTTGCCCAGACCATTGAGACTG TGCTGCGCAGGATCAAGGTGACCTTCCTGGACACTGTGGTGAGGGTTGAGCACTCGCCGGGTGATGGGGAGCACGGCGTGGCAGTAGAAGTCCACGTACAGAG ACTGGAGTACTGTGATGAGGCAGTGCGGGACCCAAGCCAGGCACCGCCGGTGGACGTGCACCAGCCTCCCGCCTTCCTGCACAAGCTGCTGCAGCTGGCAGGAGTCCGCCTGCACTTCGAGGAGCTCCCCGCGCAG GAAGATCCCCCGAAACCCCCCTTGCAGATCGGCAGCTGCTCAGGGTATATGGAATTGACAGTGAAATTGAAGCAGAATGAGGCCTTCCCAGGCCCCAAG CTGGAGGTGGCTGGACAGCTGGGCTCCTTGCACCTGCTCCTGACCCCTCAGCAGCTCCAGCAGCTTCAAGAACTGCTCAGCGCCGTGAGCCTCGCAG ATCCCGGGGGCCTGGTTGACAAGCTGAACAAGAGCCGCCCGCTAGGTGCCGAAGACCTGTGGTTGATCGAGCAGGACCTGAACCAGCAGCTGCAGGCAGGGGCTGTGGCCGAGCCCCTCAGCCCAGAACCCCTCAGCAACCCTCTTGTCAACCTGGACAGTACTG ACCTCTTCTTCTCCATGGCGGGCCTCACGAGCAGTGTGGCTTCAGCACTCTCCGAGCTCTCCCTCTCGGATGTAGACCTGGGCTCCTCCATGCACAGCGACGTGGCCTCCCGCCGGCTCTCTGCCCATGCCCACCCAACTG GCAAGATGGCCCCCACACCCCTCCCGGACACCCTGCGCCCGGACTCGCTAGTGAAGATGACCTTGGGGGGTATGACCCTGACCTTGCTGCAGACGTCTGCCCCATCTTCCGGACCACCTGACCTCACCACCCACTTTTTTTCGGAGTTTGATGCCACCAAAGATGGGCCCTTCGGCTCCCGTGACTTCCACCATCTCCGGCCGCGCTTCCAGAGGGCCTGTCCCTGTAGCCATGTCCG GCTAACGGGGACAGCTGTGCAGCTGTCCTGGGAGCTGCGGACGGGCAGGGGCCGGCGGACTACCAGCACACAAGTGCACTTCGGGCAGCTTGAGGTGCTGGAGTGCTTGTGGCCCAGGGACACGTCAGAGCCCGAGTACACAGAG GTCCTCAGCTTCCCCAGCAGCCACGGTTCCCAGGCCTCAGCTCGGCCCTGTGCCCACCTGCGTCATACACAGACTCTCCGCAGGGTGTCCAGG AGCCGACCCCGGCGCCCCGCTACCTGCCATTGCCACTCCGAGCTGGCCCTGGACTTGGCTGACTTCCAGGCGGATGTGGAGCTGGGGTCCCTGGACCGGCTGGCTGCCGTGCTGCGCCTAGCCACTGTACCCCCTCCCGAGCCACCTGCTGGCCTCCTG ACAGAACCCCCACCAGCTGCCGAACAGCAGACTGTGGTGCGGCTGTCGGCACCCCGGGCCACGCTGCAGCTGCGCTTCCCCATCGCTGACCTGCGGCCCGAGCGGGACCCCTGGGCAGGCCGGGCCGTGCGGGCCGAGCAGCTGCGGCTGGAGCTGAGTGAGCCCCAGTTCCGGTCAGAGCTGAACAGCGGTCCTGGTCCCCCGATCCCCACCCGCCTGGAACTGACCTGCTCCGACCTGCATG GCACTTACGAAGATGGAGAGAAGCCACCTGTCCCCTGCCTTCGGGTCTCCAAAGCTCTGGATCCCAAGAGCCCCGGGCGCAAATACTTCCTGCCCCA GATAGCGGTGACGCTACACCCCCAGCTGAGCAGCGCCCAGTGGGAAGCGGCCCCCgagaagggagaggagctggagCGGTCGGCCGAGAGTCCGTGTGAGCTGCGGGAGCCGGAGCCCTCACCCTTCTCCTCCAAGAGGACCATGTATGAGACGGAGGAG ATGGTGATTCCTGGAGACCCTGAGGAGATGAGGACCTTCCAGAGCCGGGCCCTGGCGCTGTCACGCTGCAGCCTAGAAGTGCTCCTGCCCAGCGCCCACATcttcctgcccagcaaggagGTCTACGAGAGCCTGTACAACAG GATCAACAACGACCTGCTCATGTGGGAGCCTGCAGACCTgcttcccgcccccgcccccgccactcACCCCGCTGGCTTCCCGGGCCCCTCGGGCTTCTGGCACGACAACTTCAAGATGTGCAAGTCAGCCTTCAAGCTGG ACTCAGACTCCGATGAAGAGGATGCCCACTTCTTCTCAGTAGGGGCATCGGgtgctccccagccccctgcccctgaGTCCCCAAGTCCTCGCTCCCAGAGCACCTTCTCGACACTGGTGACTGTGCTGCAGGGTCGGATCACAGCCCTCTGTGAGACTAAG GACGAGGTTGGGCAGCGGCTGGAGACATCACATGGGGAGCTGGTGTTGGATGTGGAGCAAGGTACCATCTTCAGCGTCTCCCAGTACCGAGGCCAGCCAGGACTCGGCTACTTCTGTCTGGAAGCGGAGAAGGCAAAGCTCTACCACCGAG CGACTGTGGATGACTCCCGGCTGCCCAGTCGCCTGGATCTGCCCAGCTTTGCCCCTCCGGCCCAGCTGGCCCCAACCATCTACCCGTCGGAGGAAGGGGTGACTGAACGGGGAGCCTCGGGCCCCAGGGGCCAGGGCCGGGGGCCCCACATGCTGTCCACAGCTGTGCGCATCCATCTGGACCCCCACAAGAATGTCAAG GAGTTCCTGGTGACGTTGCGGCTGCACAGGGCCACCCTGCGCCACTTCATGGCTCTTCCAGAACAAAGTTGGCATTCCCAG CTGTTAGAGTTCTTAGATGTGCTTGATGACCCAGTGCTGGGCTACCTGCCCCCAACCGTCATCACTGTCCTACACACTCACCTGTTCTCCTGCGCCGTGGACTACAG GCCCCTCTACCTCCCTGTGCGTGTCCTTGTCACCGCGGAGACCTTCACCCTCTCCAGCAACATCATCATGGACACCTCAACCTTCCTGCTCAG GTTCATCCTCGATGACTCAGCCTTGTACCTGTCCGACAAGTGTGAGGTGGAGACCCCGGACCTGCAGCGAG ATTATGTCTGTGTCTTGGATGTTGACCTTCTGGAGCTCGTGATTAAAACCTGGAAGGGGAGCACCGAGGGCAAGCTG AGCCAGCCGCTGTTCGAGCTGCGTTGCTCCAACAACGTGGTGCGCGTGCACAGCTGTGCGGACTCCTGCGCCCTGCTGGTCAACCTGCTGCAGTATGTGATGAGTGAGGGCGAcctgcaccccccgccccggccccccagccccacGGAGATCGCCGGCCAGAAGGTACAG CTCTCCGagagccctgcctccctgccctcctgccccccagtGGAGACAGCTCTCATCAACCAGCGGGACCTGGCCGACGCCCTCTTGGACACTGAGCGCAGCTTACGGGAGCTGACCCAGCCTTCAG GTGGCCCCCTCCCTCAGGCCTCGCCCGTGTCAGTCTACCTCTTCCCAGGTGAACGGAGCGGGGCCCAGCCCCACTTGCCCCCTGTCGTGGCCCCTGCCAGCAGCTTGGGGTCCCGCTCAGAGGTCAAGGAAGATGAAAAGGAAGACGGAGATGGAGACACTCTGGACAGTGATGAGTTCTGCATCCTTGACGCTCCCGGCCTCGGCATCCCG CCCCGAGATGGGGAGCCCGTGGTGACACAGCTGCATCCCGGCCCCATCATCGTGCAGGACGGGTACTTCTCCCGGCCCCTGGGCAGCACGGACCTGCTGCGGGCACCTGCCCACTTCCCCGTGCCCAGCAGCCGTGTGGTGCTCCGGGAGGTCTCGCTCGTCTGGCACCTCTATGGCGGCCGGGACTTTGGCCCCCACCCTGGCCACAG GGCAAGAGGCAGCTTCATGGGCCCTAGGGGCTCCCCTTCCCGCTGCTCCGGTCCCAACCGGCCCCAGAACTCCTGGCGTACgcaggggggcagtgggaggcagCACCATGTCCTCATGGAGATCCAGCTCAGCAAG GTCAGCTTCCAGCACGAGGTGTACCCGGCGGAGCCCACCTCGGGCCCTGCAGCCCCCAGCCAGGAGCCAGAGGAGCGGCCGCTGTCCCGCCAGGTGTTCATTGTGCAGGAGCTAGAGGTCCGAGACCGGCTGGCCTCCTCCCAGATCAACAAGTTCTTGTACCTGCACACGAGCGAGCGGATGCCCCGTCGCGCCCACTCCAACATG CTCACCATCAAAGCGCTACATGTGGCCCCCGCCACCCACCCGGGTGGACCCGAGTGCTGTCTCCGAGTCTCGCTGATGCCGCTGCGGCTCAACGTGGACCAG GACGCCCTGTTCTTCCTCAAGGACTTCTTCACCAGCTTGGCGGCTGGCATCCACCCCGTGGTCTCGGCAGAAACGTCCGCTGAGG CTCGCCCCGAGACCCGAGTCCAGCCCAGCAGTGTCCAGGAAGGCCTGCCTGAGGACGCAGAGATGACCGGCTCCCGGGAGGCGGCGGGCGGTGGGCACAGCTGCTCAGCCGAGCAGCAGCCCATCTACTTCAG ggAGTTCCGCTTCACGTCCGAGGTGCCCATCTGGTTGGATTACCATGGCAAGCACGTCACCATGGACCAGGTG ggcACGTTCGCCGGCCTCCTCATCGGCCTGGCCCAGCTCAACTGCTCCGAGCTGAAGCTGAAGCGGCTCTGTTGCCGACATGG acTGCTGGGCGTGGACAAGGTGCTGGGCTACGCTCTCAACGAGTGGCTGCAGGACATCCGGAAGAACCAGCTGCCCGGCCTGCTGGGGGGGGTGGGCCCCATGCACTCGGTGGTCCAGCTCT TCCAAGGGTTCCGGGACCTGCTTTGGCTGCCCATCGAGCAGTACAGAAAGGATGGGCGCCTCATGCGGGGGCTGCAGCGGGGGGCTGCCTCCTTTGGCTCATCCACAGCCTCGGCCGCCCTGGAACTCAGCAACCGCCTGGTGCAGGCTATCCAG GCCACAGCTGAGACTGTGTACGACATCCTGTCCCCAGCCGCGCCCATCCCCCGTTCCCTGCAGGACAAGCGCTCAGTGCGGAGGCTACGAAAGGGCCACCAGCCCGCTGACCTCCGGGAGGGTGTGGCAAAGGCCTATGACACCGTTCGAGAG GGCATCCTGGACACGGCTCAGACCATCTGTGATGTGGCCTCCCGGGGGCACGAGCAGAAGGGGCTGACGGGCGCCGTGGGGGGCGTGATCCGCCAGCTGCCCCCCACTGTGGTGAAGCCCCTCATTCTCGCCACGGAGGCCACGTCCAGTCTGCTTGGGGGCATGCGAAACCAGATCCTTCCCGACGCACACAAGGACCACGCTCTCAAGTGGCGTTCGGACGAAGGCCAAGACTGA